One window from the genome of Jeotgalibaca sp. MA1X17-3 encodes:
- the ftsL gene encoding cell division protein FtsL — MATPEYAEDIYSQALPYENPQQSPKQAPTSPEINEPQKKTRVFSKKEKSLMSMFTIVTLLLFFGSLLTQVILSNQNRGFQDLQNGNTAMAIENSNLEQEVQELSRYDRIIEMAEEMGLEMNEANVRNVTR, encoded by the coding sequence ATGGCAACTCCAGAATATGCAGAAGACATATATAGCCAAGCGTTACCATATGAAAATCCGCAACAAAGTCCAAAACAAGCACCAACTTCTCCTGAAATTAATGAACCACAAAAGAAGACGAGAGTATTCTCGAAAAAAGAAAAAAGTTTGATGAGTATGTTCACGATTGTTACGCTGTTATTGTTCTTTGGAAGCTTACTAACTCAAGTGATTCTTTCTAACCAAAATAGAGGTTTTCAAGATCTACAAAATGGGAACACTGCCATGGCTATAGAGAATTCTAATTTAGAGCAAGAAGTACAAGAATTGTCACGTTATGATCGTATTATAGAAATGGCTGAAGAAATGGGACTTGAAATGAATGAAGCTAATGTGAGGAATGTAACAAGATGA
- a CDS encoding DUF3397 family protein, with protein MSVRVLTYSLLPVFLFVIFLVGLGTLFYFYIRKKNISEGKIFSLFLKVSFITGFLLYYGLVFVRITQVANI; from the coding sequence TTGAGTGTCCGAGTATTAACATATAGTCTTTTACCTGTTTTCTTATTCGTTATTTTTTTAGTTGGCTTAGGAACTCTTTTCTACTTTTATATAAGAAAGAAGAATATTTCAGAAGGAAAAATATTTTCACTTTTTTTGAAAGTGAGTTTCATAACGGGATTCCTTTTGTATTACGGTTTAGTATTTGTACGGATCACTCAAGTGGCGAATATATAA
- the mraZ gene encoding division/cell wall cluster transcriptional repressor MraZ gives MLIGEYKHNIDTKGRLIVPAKFREELGETFILTRGLDGCLFGYPMEQWGILQEKLKQLPLSKKDARSFVRFFYSAAVEADIDKQGRINIPNNLLDYAKIEKECRVVGVSDRIEIWSEHKWEEFAESAEASFEDIAENMIDFGL, from the coding sequence ATGCTAATCGGTGAATACAAACATAACATCGATACCAAAGGACGCTTAATTGTACCTGCTAAGTTTCGTGAGGAATTAGGAGAAACGTTTATCCTAACACGCGGATTAGATGGTTGTTTATTTGGGTATCCAATGGAGCAATGGGGAATCTTACAAGAGAAGCTAAAACAGCTACCTCTTTCCAAAAAAGATGCTCGTTCATTTGTTCGATTTTTTTATTCTGCAGCTGTTGAAGCAGATATCGACAAACAAGGGCGGATCAATATACCTAATAACTTACTTGATTATGCAAAAATTGAAAAAGAATGTCGTGTTGTAGGCGTTTCAGATCGAATTGAAATTTGGAGTGAACACAAATGGGAAGAATTTGCCGAATCGGCAGAAGCTTCTTTTGAGGACATTGCTGAAAATATGATTGATTTCGGATTATAG
- the murD gene encoding UDP-N-acetylmuramoyl-L-alanine--D-glutamate ligase: METRKHTRFENKKILVLGLALSGFHAAKLLLELGAYVTVNDAKELDENPDAQELITLGAKVITGQHPLELLNESFSYMVKNPGIPYSNPMVEKALEMGIPILTDVEIAADVLEANLICVTGTNGKTTTTTMITNILNQDRVSGKAYKAGNIGIPATLIAEEASENDDVIMELSSFQLMGIDQLHPHIAILTNISEAHLDYHGTREEYVKAKWRITENQIATDYLVLNWDQEELQMLSKQANAQIIPFSRMQTLDGGVYIKNDAIYYGDERVMPLSSLRVPGSHNIENALAAIAVAKIEKIPNQIIEKAFLSFHGVKHRIQYVDEIKGRVFYNDSKATNILAAQTALDSFPNQKVILLAGGLDRGNTFDELIPFLKNVKAMIVFGETAEKLAQTAKEADISDVKISKDVRTAVIEGYARSEEEDVILLSPACASWDQYQNFEVRGDQFIKAVQDLKEKKDEVNGPL; the protein is encoded by the coding sequence ATGGAAACTAGAAAACATACACGTTTTGAAAATAAAAAAATACTCGTTTTAGGATTGGCTTTAAGTGGTTTTCATGCTGCGAAGCTGTTGTTAGAGCTAGGAGCTTATGTAACGGTCAACGATGCAAAAGAGTTAGATGAAAATCCAGATGCACAAGAATTGATTACTCTGGGAGCTAAAGTAATCACGGGTCAACATCCTTTAGAACTTTTAAACGAATCTTTTTCGTATATGGTGAAAAATCCAGGCATTCCTTATTCAAATCCAATGGTCGAAAAAGCATTAGAAATGGGTATACCTATTTTGACTGATGTAGAAATTGCGGCGGATGTATTGGAAGCTAATTTAATTTGTGTAACGGGAACGAATGGTAAAACGACTACGACTACAATGATTACAAATATATTAAATCAAGATCGAGTTTCAGGGAAAGCATATAAAGCTGGAAATATTGGGATACCAGCGACTTTAATTGCGGAAGAGGCAAGTGAAAATGACGATGTAATTATGGAATTGTCCAGTTTTCAACTAATGGGAATTGATCAATTACATCCTCATATTGCCATCCTTACCAATATTTCAGAAGCACATTTAGATTATCATGGTACTAGAGAAGAATATGTAAAAGCGAAATGGCGAATAACTGAAAACCAAATAGCAACAGATTATTTAGTATTAAACTGGGATCAAGAAGAATTGCAAATGCTGTCTAAACAAGCAAATGCTCAAATAATTCCGTTTTCGCGTATGCAAACACTAGACGGGGGAGTTTACATAAAAAATGATGCCATTTATTATGGTGATGAACGTGTGATGCCTCTTTCTTCCTTACGGGTGCCGGGTTCTCACAATATAGAGAATGCTTTGGCAGCAATTGCTGTAGCAAAAATAGAAAAAATACCCAACCAAATCATTGAAAAAGCATTCTTGTCGTTTCATGGTGTAAAGCATCGGATTCAGTATGTCGATGAAATAAAAGGAAGAGTTTTTTATAATGATTCCAAAGCAACGAATATTTTAGCTGCACAAACAGCACTCGATAGTTTTCCAAATCAAAAAGTAATCTTGCTTGCTGGTGGATTAGATAGAGGGAATACCTTTGATGAACTCATTCCATTTTTAAAAAATGTAAAAGCGATGATTGTATTTGGAGAAACAGCAGAAAAATTAGCTCAGACAGCAAAAGAAGCCGACATTAGTGACGTGAAAATTTCAAAAGATGTCAGGACAGCAGTAATCGAAGGATATGCTCGGAGTGAAGAAGAGGATGTAATTCTACTTTCTCCAGCTTGTGCAAGTTGGGATCAATATCAAAATTTTGAAGTACGTGGAGATCAGTTTATAAAAGCTGTGCAAGATTTAAAGGAAAAGAAAGATGAGGTGAATGGGCCGCTGTAG
- the mraY gene encoding phospho-N-acetylmuramoyl-pentapeptide-transferase: MDWTEMLMPFVISFGLTISIMPVFIGYFKIRQFGQVTREEGPLWHEVKSGTPTMGGVVFVLSATFTLIGSAIWKNVLNTNTFMLLFTLLFFAVIGFLDDFLKIFKKQNEGLTSKQKFLAQLFGSTVFVLLYYFSGSIPMISVPFIGPVSSWILFAIFTIVWITGFSNAVNLTDGLDGLVAGTAFFAYAAYAYIAYTQQQVEVLLFCLVIIGGLLGFFFFNKKPAKIFMGDVGSLSLGAGLAVVSLALHQEWSLLIIGFIFVIETASVILQVGSFKLRGKRIFKMSPIHHHFEMSGWSEWRVVLTFWLIGLLAAILGLLLVV; this comes from the coding sequence ATGGATTGGACAGAAATGCTGATGCCGTTTGTTATTAGTTTTGGTCTAACAATTAGTATCATGCCTGTTTTTATAGGGTATTTTAAGATTCGTCAATTTGGTCAAGTTACAAGAGAGGAAGGCCCTTTGTGGCATGAAGTGAAAAGTGGTACACCTACTATGGGTGGAGTTGTGTTTGTATTATCTGCAACATTTACGTTAATTGGCTCCGCAATTTGGAAAAATGTTTTAAATACAAATACCTTTATGTTACTTTTCACACTACTATTTTTTGCAGTCATTGGGTTTCTAGATGATTTTCTAAAAATATTCAAAAAACAAAATGAAGGATTAACTTCTAAACAAAAATTTTTAGCTCAATTATTTGGTTCAACTGTTTTTGTTTTGCTTTATTATTTTAGTGGATCAATCCCTATGATTTCCGTGCCATTTATTGGTCCCGTGAGTAGTTGGATTCTCTTCGCTATCTTCACAATTGTTTGGATTACAGGTTTTTCAAATGCTGTTAACTTAACAGATGGTTTGGATGGCTTGGTTGCTGGAACTGCTTTTTTTGCTTATGCAGCTTATGCATATATAGCTTATACTCAACAACAAGTAGAAGTTTTATTATTTTGCCTCGTAATTATCGGAGGCTTGCTGGGATTCTTTTTCTTTAATAAAAAACCTGCAAAAATATTTATGGGTGATGTTGGTTCTCTTTCTCTTGGAGCGGGATTGGCAGTTGTTTCCCTTGCTTTGCATCAAGAATGGAGTTTGCTAATTATTGGATTTATCTTTGTAATAGAAACGGCTAGTGTAATTTTACAAGTAGGTTCTTTCAAGCTACGTGGAAAAAGAATCTTTAAAATGAGCCCTATTCATCATCACTTCGAAATGAGTGGATGGAGTGAGTGGCGTGTCGTTCTTACTTTCTGGTTAATAGGTCTATTAGCAGCTATTTTAGGACTACTACTAGTAGTTTGA
- the rsmH gene encoding 16S rRNA (cytosine(1402)-N(4))-methyltransferase RsmH: MAEFEHDSVLLEESIEGLAIKPDGVYVDCTLGGASHSRKILEKLGPNGHLFAFDQDRTAIENAEKELAAYIEKGQVTLIKSNFRFLKEELNQLGITEVDGILYDLGVSSPQLDQAERGFSYRFDAPLDMRMDQDQELTAQHIVNEWAYADLVKIFYRYGEEKFSKRIARNIESLREKQPIETTEELVEVIKDSIPAPARRKGGHPGKRIFQALRIAVNDELSSISDSIEDGLELLKVGGRMSVITFQSLEDRIVKVMFKEVSTAEEIPANLPILPKDIEIDYRLINRKPLLPTEEELTKNRRSQSAKLRVIERLKK, from the coding sequence ATGGCAGAATTTGAACATGATAGTGTATTACTAGAAGAGTCTATTGAGGGGTTAGCAATCAAACCTGATGGTGTATATGTAGATTGTACGTTAGGTGGCGCTAGCCATAGTCGTAAAATACTTGAAAAACTAGGTCCAAATGGTCATTTATTTGCATTTGATCAAGACCGTACGGCTATCGAGAATGCTGAAAAGGAATTAGCTGCTTACATTGAAAAAGGTCAAGTAACGTTAATTAAATCAAATTTCCGTTTTTTAAAAGAAGAATTAAATCAGTTAGGAATAACAGAAGTAGATGGGATTTTATATGATTTAGGAGTTTCATCTCCTCAATTGGATCAAGCTGAAAGAGGGTTTAGTTACCGTTTTGATGCTCCTTTAGACATGCGAATGGATCAAGATCAAGAACTGACGGCTCAACATATTGTTAATGAATGGGCCTATGCAGACCTTGTGAAGATATTTTATCGCTATGGAGAGGAAAAATTCTCTAAGAGGATTGCACGCAATATAGAAAGTTTAAGAGAGAAACAACCCATTGAAACAACAGAAGAATTAGTTGAGGTTATTAAAGATAGCATTCCTGCTCCTGCACGTAGGAAAGGTGGCCATCCTGGTAAACGTATTTTCCAGGCACTACGGATTGCTGTAAATGATGAGCTATCTTCTATTTCTGATTCAATAGAAGATGGATTAGAGTTGTTAAAAGTTGGTGGAAGAATGAGCGTGATTACCTTTCAATCTTTGGAAGATCGTATTGTAAAGGTAATGTTTAAAGAAGTATCTACTGCTGAAGAAATTCCAGCAAATCTTCCTATCTTACCCAAAGATATTGAAATCGATTATCGATTGATAAATCGAAAGCCACTTTTACCAACGGAAGAAGAATTAACAAAAAATCGACGATCGCAAAGTGCAAAATTACGTGTAATTGAACGACTAAAAAAATAA
- a CDS encoding glycosyltransferase, giving the protein MNVLLYSEGMKWISKSGLGRAIEHQKTALKSVGVTFTTDVNEKVDVVHINTYFLKSYHLAKKMKKKNIPIVYHAHSTEEDFRNSFLFSNQLSPLFRRWIVHSYNLGDVVVTPTEYAKELLIHSGVTSPIVAVSNGIDLSYYQENKEMKNRFREKYHYHLKDKIIMSVGLYIKRKGIIDFVELAKRMPDYQFIWFGFLNLNQVPKEIRLAVETELPNLIFAGYVTPEELRDAYAGTDLFFFPTYEETEGIVLLEAMAMKQNILVRDIPIYKIDFVEDVHVYKGKTNDDFKLKIKMILEGSLPSLKENASEKIKDKDITKIGEQLLFVYKKAMGIKSPL; this is encoded by the coding sequence ATGAACGTATTACTGTACTCAGAGGGAATGAAATGGATTAGTAAATCTGGTTTAGGAAGGGCAATTGAACATCAAAAGACAGCATTAAAGTCAGTGGGAGTAACCTTTACAACAGATGTCAATGAGAAGGTTGATGTTGTTCATATTAATACTTATTTCTTGAAATCCTATCATTTAGCTAAAAAAATGAAAAAGAAAAACATTCCAATCGTTTACCATGCTCATTCGACAGAAGAAGATTTCCGGAACTCTTTTCTATTTTCCAATCAACTATCACCTTTGTTTCGTCGGTGGATTGTCCATTCCTACAACTTAGGAGATGTAGTAGTAACTCCCACTGAATATGCAAAAGAATTATTAATTCATTCTGGAGTAACGTCTCCCATTGTAGCGGTTTCGAACGGAATTGACCTTTCTTATTACCAAGAAAATAAAGAAATGAAGAATAGGTTCCGTGAAAAGTATCACTATCATCTAAAAGATAAAATTATTATGTCAGTTGGATTGTATATCAAACGAAAAGGGATTATTGATTTTGTAGAGTTAGCGAAACGTATGCCGGACTATCAGTTTATCTGGTTTGGTTTTCTCAATCTTAACCAAGTTCCTAAAGAAATTAGGCTAGCAGTAGAAACAGAGCTACCCAACCTTATTTTTGCGGGATATGTTACTCCTGAAGAGTTAAGGGATGCATATGCTGGAACCGATCTTTTTTTCTTCCCAACGTATGAAGAAACGGAGGGGATTGTTTTGTTAGAAGCAATGGCTATGAAACAAAATATTCTCGTTCGAGATATCCCTATTTACAAAATTGATTTTGTAGAAGATGTCCATGTGTATAAAGGAAAAACCAACGATGATTTTAAACTGAAAATAAAAATGATCTTAGAAGGTTCTCTGCCTTCTTTAAAAGAAAATGCTTCTGAAAAAATTAAAGACAAAGATATTACTAAAATAGGGGAACAATTACTATTTGTATATAAGAAAGCAATGGGAATAAAATCCCCACTTTAG
- a CDS encoding penicillin-binding protein, whose protein sequence is MKEKNNPFKNRRNMTKIMMLLTGLTFLLFAYRFSSIMITKKVNGENLSEHVNNLYTRSSILAAKRGSIYDIGGNPIAMDATSYSLLGVLTDEWNEDKDNPQHIIDKEKTAQVLSTHIDMSKTEILNVLQQENVNQVEFGRAGVNLSYSTKADIEEEELPGIVFVETPSRLYPNGIFASHLVGYAAVDKEDEEENEELLTGMMGIEQAYDSMLKGQDGKTIAQKDSQGYTIPHTEMVLEEPVDGKDIYLTLDTRLQIYLETLMTKVYEEAEPEAMVATLVNPKTGAVVAATQRPTFNATTMEGIDSKWQNLLIEESFEPGSTFKILTIAAAINEGIFRPNDTFMSGSINVEGGTIHDFNVVGWGEISYLEGFARSSNVMVVKLVEQMGFEVWEEYMKSFGIATATKSGLLNEATGDYNYNYPLEKVNTSFGQGVTVTPFQLIQAFTSVANDGKMMKLQYISKIVDSVTGEEKVMEPEEISSPISKETAETVLNYLTEVVYADYGTASAYQIEDVRIGAKTGTAELVNAETGKYYTGWNEYLYSVVGFAPIDDPSYILYVTLKLPKNVEEKSFSTYLSEVFNPMLTRAVAYDELGAENTQESYEGSIPKVTSMNKQESIDSLAEHGFYSVSVIGSGSQVVQQYPFAGTNILLNQRVVLMTEGAMTMPDVHGWSKDDVLKISELTGTPFQFVGEGYVVDQGVLEGAVLNPDEPVKIILE, encoded by the coding sequence ATGAAAGAGAAAAATAATCCATTTAAAAACCGTCGAAATATGACAAAAATCATGATGTTATTAACTGGGTTGACTTTTCTACTGTTCGCCTATCGCTTTTCATCGATCATGATTACAAAAAAGGTAAACGGCGAAAACTTGAGCGAGCATGTTAATAATTTATATACCAGAAGTAGTATCCTTGCCGCAAAAAGAGGTTCCATCTATGATATAGGTGGAAATCCTATTGCTATGGATGCTACTTCTTATTCATTATTGGGAGTATTGACTGATGAATGGAATGAAGATAAGGATAACCCTCAGCATATTATTGATAAAGAAAAGACAGCACAAGTGCTCTCCACGCATATTGACATGAGTAAAACGGAAATATTAAATGTTTTACAACAAGAAAATGTTAATCAAGTTGAGTTTGGAAGAGCGGGAGTTAATTTATCCTACAGTACGAAAGCTGATATTGAAGAAGAAGAGCTTCCTGGTATTGTTTTTGTAGAGACTCCTTCTCGTTTATATCCAAATGGAATATTTGCATCTCACTTAGTTGGATACGCAGCTGTGGATAAAGAAGACGAAGAAGAGAACGAAGAATTGCTGACGGGTATGATGGGGATCGAGCAGGCATACGATAGTATGTTGAAAGGGCAAGATGGAAAGACCATTGCACAAAAAGATTCTCAAGGATATACCATTCCACACACAGAGATGGTTTTGGAAGAACCTGTTGATGGAAAGGATATTTATCTGACTCTTGATACAAGGTTACAGATTTATCTTGAAACATTAATGACAAAAGTGTATGAAGAAGCCGAGCCAGAGGCAATGGTAGCAACGCTCGTTAATCCTAAAACAGGTGCAGTTGTGGCTGCAACACAACGTCCTACATTCAACGCTACGACAATGGAGGGAATCGATTCTAAATGGCAGAATCTTTTGATTGAGGAATCTTTTGAGCCTGGATCTACTTTTAAAATTCTTACGATTGCCGCAGCAATTAACGAAGGAATCTTCCGTCCGAATGATACCTTTATGTCAGGTTCTATTAATGTTGAAGGAGGCACTATTCATGATTTTAACGTTGTTGGTTGGGGTGAAATTTCTTATCTAGAAGGTTTCGCTCGTTCTAGTAATGTGATGGTTGTAAAGCTAGTAGAGCAAATGGGATTTGAAGTCTGGGAAGAATATATGAAGAGTTTTGGGATTGCAACTGCCACTAAATCAGGATTATTGAATGAAGCAACTGGGGATTATAATTACAATTATCCTTTAGAAAAAGTCAATACCTCTTTTGGTCAAGGGGTCACAGTCACTCCTTTTCAGTTGATTCAAGCATTTACTTCTGTAGCAAATGACGGAAAAATGATGAAGCTTCAATATATTAGTAAAATAGTTGACTCTGTTACAGGGGAAGAAAAAGTAATGGAACCAGAAGAAATATCTTCTCCAATTAGTAAGGAAACAGCTGAGACTGTTTTAAATTATTTAACGGAAGTGGTCTATGCAGATTATGGTACGGCATCTGCTTATCAAATAGAGGATGTTAGAATTGGAGCAAAAACAGGTACAGCTGAATTAGTGAATGCTGAAACAGGTAAATACTATACAGGATGGAATGAGTACTTATATTCTGTTGTAGGATTTGCACCGATTGATGATCCGAGCTATATCCTTTATGTTACTTTGAAGCTACCAAAAAATGTAGAAGAAAAATCATTCTCTACTTATTTATCGGAAGTGTTTAATCCAATGCTGACACGTGCAGTAGCCTATGATGAATTAGGTGCGGAAAATACTCAAGAAAGCTATGAGGGAAGTATTCCCAAAGTGACAAGTATGAACAAACAGGAATCGATTGATTCTTTAGCAGAGCATGGTTTTTACTCTGTATCTGTAATAGGTAGTGGGAGCCAAGTTGTCCAACAATATCCTTTTGCAGGAACGAATATATTATTGAATCAAAGAGTTGTTTTAATGACAGAAGGAGCGATGACCATGCCAGATGTTCATGGATGGTCTAAAGATGATGTCTTGAAAATATCGGAACTGACAGGTACCCCCTTCCAGTTTGTAGGAGAAGGATATGTCGTGGATCAGGGAGTTTTAGAAGGAGCAGTCTTGAATCCTGATGAACCAGTCAAAATTATTTTGGAGTAA